One Streptomyces sp. B21-105 genomic region harbors:
- a CDS encoding ABC transporter ATP-binding protein, translating into MTTTTYGAAARARGLHKVYGEGETRVLALDDVSMEFPRGEFAAIMGPSGSGKSTLMHCMAGLDSVTSGSATIGDVELVGLKDKQLTRLRRDRIGFIFQAFNLMPTLTAMENITLPGDIAGRRPDRDWLARVVDAVGLADRLKHRPGQLSGGQQQRVACARALAGKPEIIFADEPTGNLDSHAGAEVLALLGSCVRDFGQSVVMVTHDPVAASHADRVVFLADGRIVDELRSPTADSVLDRMRRLDRVG; encoded by the coding sequence ATGACGACGACCACGTACGGGGCGGCTGCCCGAGCCCGTGGGCTGCACAAGGTCTACGGGGAGGGGGAGACCCGGGTCCTGGCGCTGGACGACGTCAGCATGGAGTTTCCGCGCGGCGAGTTCGCCGCGATCATGGGTCCCTCGGGATCCGGCAAGTCCACGCTGATGCACTGCATGGCCGGGCTCGACAGCGTGACCTCGGGCTCCGCGACGATCGGCGATGTGGAGCTGGTCGGCCTGAAGGACAAACAGCTGACCCGGCTGCGCCGAGACAGGATCGGGTTCATCTTCCAGGCCTTCAATCTGATGCCCACGCTCACCGCCATGGAGAACATCACGCTGCCCGGGGACATCGCCGGGCGCAGGCCCGACAGGGACTGGCTGGCACGGGTCGTCGACGCGGTGGGCCTGGCCGACCGGCTGAAGCACCGCCCCGGCCAACTGTCCGGCGGACAGCAGCAACGCGTGGCCTGCGCCCGCGCCCTGGCAGGAAAGCCCGAGATCATCTTCGCCGACGAGCCCACCGGGAACCTCGACTCGCACGCCGGCGCGGAGGTCCTGGCGCTCCTCGGATCCTGCGTGCGCGACTTCGGCCAGAGCGTCGTCATGGTCACCCACGACCCGGTGGCCGCCTCCCACGCGGACCGGGTGGTCTTCCTCGCCGACGGCCGCATCGTCGACGAACTGCGATCGCCCACCGCCGACAGTGTGCTGGACCGCATGCGCCGGCTCGACCGCGTCGGCTGA
- the uraD gene encoding 2-oxo-4-hydroxy-4-carboxy-5-ureidoimidazoline decarboxylase gives MTSTSPPPGLARFNGLEESAARVALVEVCASAAWADRLLAARPYPAADDLYAVSDAAMADLTAADLAEAMAGHPPIGRPRPGDATSAREQRGMAGASEELRAQMLELNLAYQEKFGHVFLICATGRTGEQMRDAVRERLGNAPEREREIVRTELGRINRIRLARLVEED, from the coding sequence GTGACGTCGACTTCACCGCCCCCGGGCCTGGCCCGGTTCAACGGTCTCGAGGAGTCCGCGGCCCGCGTCGCGCTCGTCGAGGTGTGCGCCTCGGCGGCGTGGGCGGACCGACTGCTCGCGGCCCGTCCCTACCCCGCCGCCGACGACCTCTACGCGGTGAGCGACGCGGCCATGGCCGACCTGACCGCCGCCGACCTCGCGGAGGCGATGGCCGGGCACCCGCCGATCGGCCGCCCCCGGCCGGGTGACGCGACGTCGGCCCGCGAACAACGCGGCATGGCCGGCGCCTCCGAGGAGCTCAGGGCGCAGATGCTCGAACTCAACCTGGCCTACCAGGAGAAGTTCGGTCATGTCTTCCTGATCTGCGCCACCGGCCGCACCGGCGAGCAGATGCGCGACGCGGTGAGGGAGCGCCTCGGCAACGCGCCGGAGCGGGAGCGCGAGATCGTCCGCACCGAACTGGGCAGGATCAACCGCATCCGCCTCGCCCGACTCGTCGAAGAGGACTGA
- a CDS encoding TIM barrel protein, which translates to MGFEDQRFNVNLSILFTELPLLERPAAAAAAGFAAVELWWPWIDSPTPGRSGLDALRTAIEDAGVRLTGLNFYAGRLPGPDRGALSVPGAESERFRANVDVAADFAGSLGCTALNALYGNRVDGVDPAEQDALALENLVLAARAAHRIGAILLIEALNRPESPRYPLVSASAAVGVVDKVNEASGLANARFLMDLYHLSMNGEDLPSVIDRYASATGHVQIADDPGRGAPGTGSLPLEELLGRLREAGYDGRVGLEYKPGDRPSSEAFAWLPRAARRPS; encoded by the coding sequence ATGGGCTTCGAAGACCAGCGCTTCAACGTCAACCTGTCGATCCTCTTCACGGAACTCCCGCTCCTGGAGCGCCCCGCGGCCGCCGCCGCGGCCGGCTTCGCCGCGGTCGAGCTGTGGTGGCCCTGGATCGACTCCCCCACCCCCGGGCGGTCCGGGCTCGACGCGCTCAGGACAGCGATCGAGGACGCGGGCGTGCGGCTCACGGGCCTCAACTTCTACGCCGGACGGCTCCCGGGCCCGGACCGCGGCGCACTGTCGGTCCCCGGCGCGGAATCGGAGCGGTTCCGCGCCAACGTCGACGTGGCCGCCGACTTCGCCGGCTCCCTCGGCTGCACGGCGCTCAACGCGCTCTACGGCAACCGCGTCGACGGCGTGGACCCCGCCGAGCAGGACGCGCTCGCGCTGGAGAACCTGGTGCTCGCGGCCCGGGCGGCCCACCGGATCGGCGCGATCCTGCTGATCGAGGCGCTGAACAGGCCCGAGTCGCCGCGCTACCCCCTGGTGAGCGCATCGGCCGCGGTCGGCGTCGTCGACAAGGTCAACGAGGCGAGCGGACTCGCCAACGCGAGGTTCCTGATGGACCTCTACCACCTGTCCATGAACGGCGAGGACCTGCCGTCGGTGATCGACCGGTACGCCTCGGCGACGGGTCATGTGCAGATCGCCGACGATCCGGGCCGCGGCGCGCCGGGCACGGGATCGCTCCCGCTGGAGGAGCTCCTCGGCCGGCTGCGCGAGGCCGGTTACGACGGCCGGGTCGGCCTCGAGTACAAGCCGGGCGACAGGCCGAGCTCCGAGGCCTTCGCGTGGCTCCCGCGCGCAGCGCGCCGACCGTCCTGA
- the pucL gene encoding factor-independent urate hydroxylase, whose translation MADHPRPGRPVLLGQNQYGKAENRVVKITRDGATHHIKDLNVSVALSGDMDEVHYSGSNANVLPTDTTKNTVYAFAKEHGIESAEEFGIHLARHFVTSQEPIRKARIRVEEYAWERIDTSGTAPRPSGADDAKHSFVRKGQETRLAQITYDGSSWEVVSGLKDLVVMNTTDSEFWGFVKDRYTTLPEAHDRILATQVSARWRFRWSDDEQPAPDWETSYEQVRKHMLQAFAETYSLSLQQTLYEMGSRIIDRSDEIDEVRFSLPNKHHFLVDLQPFGLENDNEVYFAADRPYGLIEATVLRDGCAARIPADLTDL comes from the coding sequence ATGGCAGACCACCCCCGCCCGGGCCGCCCCGTGCTTCTGGGACAGAACCAGTACGGCAAGGCCGAGAACCGGGTCGTGAAGATCACGCGGGACGGCGCCACCCACCACATCAAGGACCTCAACGTCTCCGTGGCGCTGAGCGGCGACATGGACGAGGTCCACTACTCCGGCTCGAACGCCAACGTGCTGCCGACCGACACCACCAAGAACACGGTGTACGCGTTCGCCAAGGAGCACGGCATCGAGTCCGCAGAGGAGTTCGGCATCCATCTCGCCCGTCACTTCGTGACCTCGCAGGAACCCATCAGGAAGGCCCGGATCCGCGTCGAGGAGTACGCCTGGGAGCGGATCGACACCTCCGGCACCGCTCCCCGGCCTTCCGGCGCGGACGACGCCAAGCACTCGTTCGTCCGCAAGGGCCAGGAGACCCGGCTCGCCCAGATCACCTACGACGGGTCGTCGTGGGAGGTCGTCTCCGGGCTCAAGGACCTGGTCGTGATGAACACGACCGACTCCGAGTTCTGGGGGTTCGTCAAGGACAGGTACACGACGCTCCCCGAGGCACACGACCGCATCCTGGCCACCCAGGTCTCCGCCCGCTGGCGCTTTCGCTGGTCGGACGACGAGCAGCCGGCGCCGGACTGGGAGACGTCCTACGAGCAGGTGCGCAAGCACATGCTGCAGGCCTTCGCCGAGACGTACTCGCTGTCCCTCCAGCAGACCCTGTACGAGATGGGCTCGCGGATCATCGACCGGAGCGACGAGATCGACGAGGTCCGCTTCTCGCTCCCGAACAAGCACCACTTCCTCGTCGATCTGCAGCCGTTCGGGCTGGAGAACGACAACGAGGTGTACTTCGCGGCCGACCGCCCCTACGGCCTGATCGAGGCCACCGTCCTGCGGGACGGCTGTGCGGCGAGGATACCGGCGGACCTCACCGACCTCTGA
- the uraH gene encoding hydroxyisourate hydrolase: protein MSTSTTASVSTHILDTSAGRPAEGVAVRLLARPGRDADWQALGGSATDADGRCRDLPALPEGTAHVRLDFAVEPYFENNLADPQQDAPAHRDSGAPAVFFPEVAITFAVVPGEHYHVPLLLNPFGYSVYRGS, encoded by the coding sequence ATGAGCACCAGCACCACCGCCTCGGTGTCCACCCACATCCTGGACACCTCCGCGGGCCGCCCCGCCGAGGGCGTCGCCGTCCGTCTCCTCGCCCGCCCGGGCCGGGACGCCGACTGGCAGGCGCTCGGCGGTTCCGCGACCGACGCGGACGGACGGTGCAGGGACCTGCCGGCGCTGCCGGAAGGGACCGCCCACGTACGGCTCGACTTCGCCGTGGAGCCGTACTTCGAGAACAACCTGGCCGATCCGCAGCAGGACGCCCCCGCGCATCGGGACAGCGGCGCTCCCGCGGTGTTCTTCCCGGAGGTGGCGATCACGTTCGCCGTCGTGCCGGGCGAGCACTACCACGTGCCGCTGCTGCTCAACCCGTTCGGCTACTCCGTATACCGAGGGAGCTAG
- a CDS encoding ABC transporter permease — protein MFRTALRNVLAHRGRLLMTTLAVLLGTGFMTGTMIFSDSIHQAANNSRSKDFTGISVQVADDTAGLPSGARQNSAKSSARLTEATVRRIAALPGVAGTRAVVSGTAAIADKNGNMIGDIMRSTGANFVPDAAGNDARYPMFQGRGPHTATEVALDRGTVVKTGYRLGETVRIAANGPAISVTLTGVFSSDAPAVRSGNPLALLDTQGARRVLSLAPDQYSSIDVTAAPGTSETALLHAVTPLVPGGNQFRAETGAQLAAQQAEMLAQSGRSLATMLTTAAGISLFIGIFLIANTFTMLVAQRTRQLALLRAIGAGRSQVTRSVLIEALLVGLSGSAAGLLLGIGIGAALAAGVKSLDADLPRAGVVVTSTTVLITLLVGTLVTVLSAALPALRACRIPPVAALSSGEQPATPRSLFLRNVLGSLTTAGGLGLVLLGSTERGATARLPLMVGALLAVLGIVQLLPLLSRPVIALSRPPLARLCGTPGSLAALNAIRNPRRTASTAAALTIGLTLVTAMTVIGASVSDAIDRAVTNEMAADYAVTTLTGTLDPSIATSVAQAPGVVASSPVTDVEWRIAGVRTEAKGLDADSADQLVRPSMSQGAATALKRGQILVDSDFAGRHGLAVGSTVTVAAPHGTGARLTVGGVFAPSRLLAPVLLPGGVVAAHQPYAPAQQILVKGANGATPAFKQALKDATGKSPVVEVENKQDLRDGYDRTITFALNLLYALLGMSLLVAALGVVNTLAMAVFERRRELGLLRAIGLDRGGVKRMVRLESVLISVFGAAIGMAFGVFLAWAAGTTMTVTLPELRTVLPYPKLLLMLLAAVLVGLAAAQWPARRAARPDVLESITAD, from the coding sequence ATGTTCCGTACCGCCCTGCGCAATGTCCTGGCCCACCGCGGCCGGCTCCTGATGACCACCCTGGCCGTGCTGCTCGGCACCGGCTTCATGACCGGCACCATGATCTTCTCCGACAGTATCCACCAAGCCGCGAACAACAGCCGCAGCAAGGACTTCACCGGCATCTCGGTCCAGGTTGCCGACGACACCGCCGGACTTCCCTCCGGCGCCAGGCAGAACAGCGCCAAGAGCTCCGCCCGGCTCACAGAGGCGACCGTCCGTCGGATTGCCGCGCTGCCGGGAGTCGCCGGGACCCGCGCGGTGGTGAGCGGCACCGCTGCCATCGCGGACAAGAACGGCAACATGATCGGCGACATCATGAGAAGCACGGGCGCCAACTTCGTGCCGGATGCCGCCGGGAACGATGCACGCTACCCGATGTTCCAGGGCCGAGGACCGCACACCGCGACCGAGGTCGCCCTGGACCGGGGCACCGTCGTAAAGACGGGCTACCGGCTCGGTGAGACCGTCCGCATCGCCGCCAACGGCCCTGCCATCAGCGTCACCCTGACCGGCGTCTTCTCCTCCGACGCGCCTGCGGTCCGGTCCGGCAACCCGCTGGCTCTGCTGGACACCCAGGGCGCCCGGAGGGTGCTGTCGCTGGCGCCGGACCAGTACAGCAGCATCGACGTCACCGCCGCTCCCGGCACCTCCGAGACCGCACTGCTGCACGCCGTCACTCCGCTGGTCCCCGGCGGCAACCAATTCCGAGCCGAGACCGGCGCGCAGCTGGCCGCGCAGCAGGCCGAGATGCTGGCCCAGAGCGGCAGGAGCCTGGCCACCATGCTGACCACCGCTGCCGGGATCTCGCTGTTCATCGGCATCTTCCTCATCGCCAACACCTTCACCATGCTGGTGGCCCAGCGCACCCGGCAGCTGGCACTGCTCCGCGCCATCGGCGCCGGGCGCAGCCAGGTCACCCGCTCCGTGCTGATCGAGGCGCTCCTTGTCGGTCTCAGCGGCTCCGCCGCCGGACTGCTCCTCGGCATCGGCATCGGCGCCGCTCTCGCGGCGGGAGTGAAGTCCCTGGACGCGGACCTTCCCAGAGCCGGCGTGGTCGTCACCTCGACAACCGTGCTGATCACCCTGCTCGTCGGCACCCTGGTCACTGTCCTGTCCGCCGCGCTGCCCGCCCTCCGCGCCTGCCGGATCCCCCCGGTCGCCGCGCTGAGCAGCGGCGAGCAACCCGCCACCCCCCGAAGCCTGTTTCTTCGCAACGTCCTCGGCTCCCTGACCACCGCCGGGGGCCTCGGCCTGGTCCTGTTGGGCAGCACCGAGAGGGGCGCCACGGCGCGTTTGCCGCTCATGGTGGGGGCGCTCCTCGCGGTCCTCGGCATCGTGCAGCTGCTGCCGCTGCTGTCCCGTCCGGTGATCGCCCTGTCCCGCCCGCCGCTCGCCCGCCTTTGCGGCACCCCCGGCTCACTCGCCGCACTCAACGCGATCCGCAACCCGCGCCGCACCGCGAGTACAGCCGCCGCCCTGACCATCGGACTCACCCTGGTCACCGCGATGACCGTGATCGGCGCCTCGGTCTCGGATGCGATCGACCGCGCCGTGACCAACGAGATGGCGGCGGACTACGCCGTCACCACGCTCACCGGCACCCTGGACCCGAGCATCGCGACATCGGTCGCCCAGGCCCCCGGGGTGGTCGCCTCCAGCCCGGTTACCGACGTGGAGTGGCGGATAGCCGGCGTGCGGACCGAGGCGAAGGGCCTAGACGCCGACAGTGCCGATCAGCTGGTCCGGCCGAGCATGAGTCAGGGGGCGGCCACGGCACTGAAACGAGGTCAGATCCTGGTGGACTCCGACTTCGCGGGCCGGCACGGACTGGCCGTCGGCTCCACCGTGACCGTGGCCGCCCCGCACGGGACCGGCGCCCGCCTCACCGTCGGCGGGGTGTTCGCACCCAGCCGGCTGCTCGCCCCCGTGCTCCTGCCGGGCGGCGTGGTCGCCGCACACCAGCCGTACGCGCCGGCGCAGCAGATCCTGGTCAAGGGCGCGAACGGGGCAACCCCTGCCTTCAAACAGGCTCTCAAGGACGCCACCGGCAAAAGCCCTGTGGTCGAGGTCGAGAACAAGCAGGACCTGAGGGACGGGTACGACCGCACCATCACCTTCGCCCTCAACCTGCTCTACGCACTGCTCGGGATGTCGTTGCTGGTCGCGGCCCTGGGAGTGGTCAATACGCTGGCAATGGCCGTGTTCGAGCGCAGGCGCGAGCTCGGTCTGCTCCGGGCGATCGGCCTGGACCGCGGCGGCGTCAAGCGGATGGTACGGCTGGAATCGGTGTTGATCTCCGTCTTCGGCGCGGCGATCGGCATGGCCTTCGGCGTCTTCCTGGCCTGGGCGGCCGGCACCACCATGACCGTGACCCTGCCAGAGCTCCGCACGGTCTTGCCCTACCCCAAGCTGTTGCTGATGCTGCTGGCCGCCGTTCTCGTCGGCCTGGCCGCCGCCCAATGGCCGGCTCGCCGGGCCGCCCGTCCTGACGTGCTGGAAAGCATCACCGCGGACTGA
- a CDS encoding helix-turn-helix domain-containing protein has product MSAAGDDAFIAAVKPLVDAIGGEMLPPDEAGVEDVVLTWQGVEAVAVRLPQLADSLDHILAAMERRTGKPLADLDRKAKQEVVRILEARGAFSVRHGVETVASALGVSRFTVYNYLNREKGA; this is encoded by the coding sequence GTGAGCGCCGCCGGCGACGACGCCTTCATCGCGGCCGTGAAGCCGCTGGTCGACGCGATCGGCGGTGAGATGCTCCCGCCGGACGAGGCCGGTGTCGAGGACGTCGTGCTGACCTGGCAGGGCGTCGAGGCCGTCGCCGTGCGTCTGCCCCAGCTCGCCGACTCCCTCGATCACATCCTGGCCGCCATGGAGCGCAGGACCGGCAAGCCGCTCGCCGACCTGGACCGCAAGGCCAAACAGGAGGTCGTGCGGATACTCGAGGCGCGCGGCGCGTTCTCCGTGCGGCACGGCGTGGAGACGGTGGCGAGCGCGCTCGGGGTGAGTCGCTTCACCGTCTACAACTACCTCAACCGGGAGAAGGGCGCCTGA